In Phragmites australis chromosome 18, lpPhrAust1.1, whole genome shotgun sequence, the genomic window TATATTGCTCATTTCAGATCATGTTGTCATCCTATGTGTGATTATCCTggtcctccttttctttttccaacaATATGGTACAAGCAAAGTCAGCTTCACCTTTTCCCCCATTATGCTTGTGTGGTTCACATTAATTTCATCCATTGGACTGTACAATATTATCAAGTACTATCCACCAGTTCTGAAAGCTGTGTCACCACATTACATATACATTTTCTTTGCGAAGAACAAAAGAACAGGCTGGGAGCAATTTGGAACAGTTGTTTTGTGCATAACAGGTTAGAAATGTAACCCTAACTACAATACCTTTTTTATTTCAACAAGAGACATACAATCGAAGGCTATTCTTCATGTGAACCACAAGAaacaagcaatattttattatttttgtaatctAGTATTTAGCCAGTTAATCACCTCTTGACTATATAGCCACGATCATGATCAGGTGCTGAAGCTATGTTTGCTGACTTGGGTCATTTCAACAAATTATCAATCCAGGTAATTAATATGGTCATTTTCTATTATATAAATAATAAGCCATTAGTTATGTTACTTCCCTTTACCCTTGCAGATGGCGTTCTCATTCCTAGTTTATCCATCTTTGATCCTTGCATATGCTGGCCAAGCAGCATTTTTGATCAAGAACCCATCTAAGCTTAGCACAACATTTTACAGTAGTACACCAGAGCCATTGTTTTGGCCCATGTTTGTCGTAGCTACTCTGGCTGCCATCGTTGCAAGCCAGGCATTGATATCTGCCAGTTTCTCCATCATCAGGCAATCAATTGCTTTAGGTTGTTTTCCTAGAGTCACCATGAAGCATACCTCAGAAAAATACGAAGGCCAAGTATACTCTCCAGAGATCAACTACTTTTTGTTGATCGTTTGTATCTTGATTACTGTTGGTTTTAAGGGTGGACCAGAGATTGGGCAAGCCTATGGTAAGCAATCTAGCACATGCTTGTATtagttttgtttgtttgtttcccttCTTATCTTTGTTAGTACGTCACGGGCCGCACACTTGTTTACTTTTAAAGAAGTGGTGATATCGCATAAAATAAAATTAGTAGTTTGTAGAAAAATCATGGTTATCCTGATGCAGTTTACATGTTATTATAAACAGTACTGTTATCGTTACAGAAAGTAGAAGGAAAACACATCACCACTTGTACTGATGCATGGTAAATAATGCACAAAGTTAGCATTTATTAGATGTCATCTGATTAGAacgcttttttttcttttggtctGCAGGTGTCGCAGTGATATGGGTTATGCTTATTACAACACACTTGATGACAGTGGTCATGGTTATAATCTGGCAAGTTAATATCGCACTAGCTGGGTCATTTTATGTTGTCTACTCTACCCTTGAAGGCCTTATCACGATATCACTTCTATACAAGATTGCACAAGGTGGCTGGGTTCCCTTTGCAATTACTGCATTTTTCCTTATAATTACACTTTCTTGGACTTATGGGCGAAGCAAGAAGCATGAATATGAAGCGAACAACTTGATGGATAAGCAGGAATTCATTAAAACAGTAACTATGAGCAACAGAGTACCAGGAACATGCATCTTTTACACAGACTTGATGAATGGCATCCCACCAATTGTGCGCCACTATTTTCAGCATATGGGTTGCCTCCACGAACTGATGGTGTTTGTCACTGTGAGGTCTCTTCCCGTGAGATCTGTCCTTCCTGAAGAGCGGTTCCTCATAGACAAACTAGAGCCTGTCGGTGTTTACAGGTGCATAGTCCAATATGGCTATATGGACATTCAGAATATGGAGGATGATGAATATGTTGCATCAGTTATTGCATCCCTCAAAGAAATAGCTGAAAATGATGATGAGATCACCTTGCTGGATTCAGCCTGGGCAAATGGATCAATATTTGTGTTTGGAAGGATTATTCTAAAGATGAGTACCAGGCACAACTGTTTCAAGCGCTTTGTTATTAACAACCTTTACAGGTTCCTGCAAAAGAACTTCAGGTCCAACATTTCCAGTCTAAAGATAGCTCCGGGCAAAACCTTGCAGATTGGAATGCAATATGAGATTTGAGGAAGGCAACTTTACAGGTTGGAATGCTACATgagattttagaaatttggaTGTTTCTTCTTTTCAGTTTGTAACATTACTAGACTATATTTATTTAGGTCTGTTCTCCAGATAAAGTTATCATGGTCAGAACTTTTAAACCGTACCAAGGTCACTGTAAGTTCCATATTTATCTAAGAGATGTTTTGAGAGTGGTTTTTGTTTTACCATTGaactatatatttatttgaagcATGGAGAAACTGTTCTCGTTTCAGGCCCAATTGAGCATGCATAAATGTGTTCTGTTGGCCAGATTGCTAAAATTCTTTGCTTGCGATCCATATGTCCTTAGAATGCAAAACATTTGCAATAACTCATAGATGACTAAATGGGCCACTCGAGCTGACCCAGTACAGGCCCAACTCAGCACGGTCCAGCTACAGCACAGCCCGATAGGTCCGACtactgtaacgggccgtgccgtgctgcCCCGTGTGCCGCATCCTTGGTCTACAGTACGGCCCATCTTCCACTGTCCACGGTATAGCCCATCTTCTACCTGATATTTCGGCCATGTTTGGGATGCAGGAAAATTTTCCAATTAATGACGTAATCGAACTATTTCCTGTGAAAGTTCCAAACTGACCCATAGAAGTGTCTATCAGATTATACTGCTCTGGCTAACTCCCTCTACATTAGAAATGCTCCAAATAGAGATTTATTAGAGGAATTTAAAACCATCAATTGAGCAAAAAAATTGTGGCCATGTACCAAAATGGCTTGTCCGTAGGTACATCCTTTAGAAGGTTGTTGTTAAGTGCCCCAAAAAACATGTTTTTGCATCCAAAATACGTTAGAAGAACAAAAGCAGAAAGCAGAACTTATGGACAATATTATTGGAAATTGACTATACAGAAGCGTCAGTTCCCTCATGTTGACTTCATCGATCATTTAATGCAATCCGATGATATGTATATAATTTATCTGTAGTAATCTAGAAGTGAAAATTACAGAGAGGAGAATATTGGAACACCAGGTAGGCAGGTAGGGTGACACCTGAATCTACAACAAAGATGTTTCCAGTCACATATGATGATGCTTCATGGATCAGAAAACGAACCAGCGATGTCAATGCTGGATCAGTAGTGCCATGCTTCTTAAAGCGACAGTGTTCAACCATCTCTTTTGCAATAGAGGAAAGGTTATCTCTGATTTGAATAGTCCAGGCGCAATTGAGTTCACCCTAATGCCGTATGCTCCTAATTCCAAAGCCATTATCTGCAATAATATAACCAAACCAGTTCATCATGAACACGGAACAAATCAAATATGTTATAACATTGTTAGTCTCTAGACCCAAACGGATCTACTAACCTAAGAACGCGGAAGCAATCCCAAGAACACAAAGCCAAAAACACAAGATCACAGAAAAGAGAATGATACCGAGGCACAATATTTTTTAACAAGGTTCGGTCTCCTACCTACATCCTCGGGACATGACTACAAACGTTCATCCCCAATAATCATCAGCAGTACATCGGCATCCAGGGACTCCACCGCACACGGCCTGACGTTGTAGGGCGGGCACAAcccgaccgccgccgccccttGCCCTACTCTGTCGTCCTCggttacaacggtggtgcctcatatttataggcataTGAATAAAAGTCTCGACTACAACTCTATCCCTAACCACCTAATTTAAACTCAAATCTATCTGTAACCGACTTTGTACACATATTCAACACAAAtacaacaaactccaccttggcaAATATGCACGCCATCTTGAAGCCGTCATGTGCGAACCTCTGTGTACGCAAACTTGAGTAGTCTCCTCCGCTGCTCACCTCGAATAGCTCGGCAAGGATGCCTCGCCGCCAGGAACGTATTCCACAAAATTTGCAGCTCCTACTTCTATGACTTATCTTTTAGCTTGTACTGATGACCTCCTatcttctcacctatcatcatAGCATTGCCATCATATATCACCTTTAAGGTCTTCTTATATGGCATTGTCTAATATAGCCAACTTTCTCCATGCAGAATTCCAAGCGATATTAGATTATTCCTAAGTCTAGGCATATACCACAcaccctcaagtagcacttTCTGCCCATTATACATCTTCAATTTGGTATTACCAACTCTCATAACATGGTAACTCGTGTTATCTCCCAAGCAAGCAAGACCAAAGTCACATTCACAATATGAAGAGAAACACTCCTTGTTTGATGTTGTATGATATGAACTTGCTGAATCTAACAACCACGTTTCACCACAAGACTTTTCACTTGATAGCACAAGAGCaagatcaccatcgctatccgaGTCATCTTTCTTGGAAACCACAACTTCTGCTACACCCTTCTTCAGTTCCAGACAATCTCTCCTCACATGTTCCCAATCCTTACATTTATAGCATTGtgacattttcttcttttttcttgtcaGTCTCCCTGCCTCGATCACCCTTGATGAAAAAAGCATCTCCAGATGAAATCCAACCAGCATTGTTCTTCAtcctttgttcatgagcaaacaacgccactagaatatcatccactttgactgCCTCTTTGCCATAAGTCAGTGCTAtgaccaagtgctcataagaccttggCAAGGAACACCTTGATTAAAGACGTttacgtgctcagcaagatccgACTCCTCTTGCATCTTCAGCCCGTACAGTTTCTGCTTCAGATACAACTTTTGAGTCAGAGTTTTGGACATGAATTGATCGTCCAATTTATCCCAAATTTTCTTAGGTGATATCTCAtccatgacatggtacatgatCTGAATGGAGAGACACAATTTGATTGTCTCCACTGCTTGCGTTTACATCTcctcccacttgtcatcatctaccTTTGCTGGCTTCTTGTCGCTGAGAGCCTTTAGGATCCCCTGCTGCGCCAGCAAGTCCTTGACTCTTGTTTGACACAACCCGAAGTTTCCAATCCCGTCAAACTTGGTCACCTCAAATTTGGATGCCATCAACACCATCTGTCGATCTGCGATGGGGTCGCCTGTTGCCATGAACCTGCCGCAGTCCCGTCACACGCGCACTGCACACCCACGCCTGCCCGTGTTCATCACTTGTGCACCGCTGTAGCACGCCGCTCCACGCGCTCTGCCTACATGTCCCGCCTGGACGCGCCGCGCACGCCTCCCTGCACGCATGTCTCCTCCTGTCACTCGACGTCTCGACGTGCATCGCCTGATCACATCCCGCCACTCACAAACCCCGTCTGCCGTCACACTGCTCGCACACGACGTAGAAAATTGACCCGATCGTCGCCCGTTGTTTGCCGTCAACCGCCGCAAGCACCGATTCACGAAACCATCTCTctcgtctagccttcggcttcgcctccaacacgctaTCGCCAAGCTCTgagtggattacctccggaaccggacaacggctaagggccgagggggtcgaggaccatctctctcgcctggccttcggcttcgcctcggACACGCCGTAGCCAGGctctgggcggattacctccggagccaggcagtgactaagggccgagggggtcgaggaccacctctcccgtctggccttcggcttcacctccgacacgctgtcACCAGACTCCAAGcgaattacctccagagccgaatagtggctaagggctgagggggtcgaggaccacctctcctgtctggccttcgacttcgcctttGACATGCCGTCGCTAGGCTTCGGGCAAATTACCTTCAGAGCTGGGCATCGGCTAAGGGCCGAGTGGGTTGAGGACCATCTCTCCTGCGTGGCCTTCAGCTctgcctccgacacgccatcgccaggctctggggggattacctccagagtcgggcagcggctaagggccgaggggatcgaggaccacctctcccatctggccttcggcttcgcctccgacacgccctcggtaggctccggacggattatgtccggagccgggtagcggctaaggacccaaagggtcaaggaccacctccggagcttgcctccaaaggttccagatggactccGCTaggtcagaaatctggaacaaatttggaagaaggccctactaGCGCTGAGCCCAAGGAGTACGCGATAACCAGAAACGACGAGGTCGCCACCACTTTACtcggccctccttagttaccttATGTATCTACCACcgccagattcccgaggccacctctcccccgaAAGGAATGAAACTggcgatgatctatgcgaaggctcagTACGTCGGTCATCCGAAAAATTAGCCATCACCTATGAAGAGGACGAAGAAGCACGGCTcaaaggcacgaaggcacacaaaCATGCGGTCCCCtgcttgaaggatccccttacacttcggccaaaaagagatacaatcgcctCCAAAGGTCcaagttatattattaaacaaatcatgCATCCGAAGGACGCATACACAGAAGCAAACAGTACAAAGGCCGCTGCGGAGGAGACAAGCCCTGAGAGAGCAAAACAAggagagaaagagtacaaggtggcaaaagacaaCTATGACCCGCGGTAGGGCCATAGTTGAACGACAAAACAGGGATGTCTACAAAGCACCACTGaaggccaccttcgcctcctacaGATCCCGGTAGGGGCCGTGCATGGAGCGGCGTATACACCTCATCCGCGGCCTGCTGCCACAAAAGTTGATGCAGTAGCCGACCCCCGAGCTGttagaagatgaggaagaaacaGAAGGGGCCACCGTTGGGTCctcctcccacttcttcccagcCCTCGCCGCTGAAGTCcactcctcctcatcactctccctctgcaggagatcccagtcgatctccgcATCGTCGTcgaaaatatcgatgatctcgataaGCATGATCTCCCAAATTGGGGGTTGGGCAGGGCCGACAGGCAGCTGTCCACCCCGCAGGGACGAAAGTCGGACGACCATCAGCGCCACCACTGGCGGCCGAAACAGCCTAGCACCAATAGAAGTAGTCGAGATCATCAATGTTTCTGAAGAGGAtagggaggaagacgatgccatattcaaagtcaagtgCTCACTCGTGGGGCGGTGATAGATCCAGCCGGATGACCCCCGCTTTATACCCGGGTTGAGCGGCCACGTACGCCCAAGAAGAGAAGCGGAACCAATGGGTGTTGCTCCGTGACATCCCTCATTAATCTTTGGGGGGGCCGTAGCCATATCCCGGTCATTCcaccgacacatggcaacatcccacggcaaCGCCTCGTTTTCCTACATGAACGTcctgtcacattaatgacctagactcctttcggcgTCTGACAGGGGCGTGGGCGTAAGACCATAGACGAACCcatgcattatccagtcagaaacgcgccagtgacacatcccatcctaccttCCTCAAACTGGCAAACATGGGGATTCCCCGATCCTACACGTAATCTCCCACTCTGACTAACTCAAATGgcgagaagacccatcaccaaaaaagtccaaagaatctaaatcggcctcGGCACGAACACCGGAGCGCATCACCTCCACTGACGCCCCTCCAGCCTCGAGTCCCGATACCgcatactccaactccaacaggctccgAAACGTACCTCCTCTGCTGATACgtcttcgatcttcaactctgACTTTGACGCCGGCTGCACCTCCGATCTCAACATAACCCCAGGGTGTCCGTCATCACCAATGCACCGTCAacattgagcttcaccatcaacacCCTCAGTTCCCGCCGAAAAACTTCTCAGAGACAGAGAATGGCCTTCATGCATTCTTTTTACAAACCCAgactggagttggttttcctctacatcctctcacccctccaaacgtCGAGGCCAGaagatgagggggtactgttagGGAAAAATAGACCtgcctaaggataatggttggcgatcgctatcaaagggccccaagagccttcggcctccggattCGACAGGAGGCCCTATCCCCGAAGGCTGCAAACcccttcggaccacctctccggctCATGCGTGGCCTTTCGAAGACTCAAAGCTACAGCAAATACCCCAGAGCCTTCAGCATCTGAACTcaacaggaggccttatccccggaggctgcggacccctttggGCCGCTCCTCCGGTGCCAATGTGGCCTTTCAAAGTCTAAAGGTACGATCGGCTTCCTGAGATAATATTAGGGAAGAAAGGATACCCCCTCTATAGccgacctgacgcgaggtgacgggcgatAAATGACGGTgtaagtggtgcttatcctgacaccctaacACGATGCAAGCCGTCTTGACACCCCCGGTAGAGCGGTGTCGGACCGTAATTGGCAatcggctcacccctcagggtgcaagcaccaaaatagtttccacggtagatatttatcttctatgtagggtaaaaagtagttatccaggataatgTCCAATAATTCAGCCATGtgctagatatttgtacatcgtgataataTGTGCACTAAGTTACGTAccgccttataaatagggggtcgtggtcacctggaaggaGAGGTCAAAAAAGGGGCatgctcaacacagcacggaggagcacaatcacaagttttcctgtgatactccacTTAatccagtccatatttttactatcaatacatttatggtgtttCTTACTCTCAAATTTCGTCTTCAAATTTGAGTCTCTTTcgtagaagaaactctcgccgtatttgctggATAAGACTATCTCTTGTTACAACAGTAATAGCACCACTAAACAGTTGTATTAAACTTGACTTGAGAAACAGTAACTGGATACTTTGGATTAGCCACTTCAGACGGTGCGTGAAGATGCAATGCTGTAGAAAATGGCATGTCAACAATGCAGAATCTCCAACCTATCAGTTCAATGGCCATATTGCACTTGCAGTGTGATGGGAATATGTATATTCGACACCTTCACATCACGGTTACGTGATGCTGTTTTCTCTGTAATAGAGTAGAAATAACTATCTATGCTTGCCCATTAGAAATGACCATTCAAAACAGTAGGTTGTAGTCTTGTAGATCCTTGGCCCTTCGCTAGCCCACTGAACTGCCAGTCTCTAGGGTTTTTATTAAATTGCGGGCTGCCAAAAGTTGTAAGAAATATTCGAACTTTGGCAAAGTTGATCCCAAATTTGGTTTAACAAAGCATAAGTATCTGACAGGGACAAAATCCATATTTATAGAGGATATGGGTGAAGCTCTGTTTTTGGAAAAAGAGGTGAAGCTATGTCTGTATAATTCAgagagtacgatatgtactgaCATTGAGACTGTTGCATCGTGCGACAAAACGAATGAAATCTTAGAAGGCATCGCTATCGTCTCCCACCTTCGCAATGCTCAGTACGGAACTCCAGAGAGAGAACAATTTTCAGAAAAGGCAATATCAAAAGCGGGGATAGCTCAGTTGGGAGAGCGTCAGACTGAAGATCTGAAGGTCGCGTGTTCGATCCACGCTCACCGCATATCCTTTTTTGCTGTTTTTTTGTGGCCCAGCCAGTTCAGATAACAAACTCAGATCAACATTCGATACTTGAGTGCATATCATGCGCGCCAATGGCACAATGACAATGCAGGATGTATCCAAGTCCCAGATGAGAATGAAAGTGACCTCCATCTCCAGTATAAGtttcaaaatttgctccaaataTACACATCTCAGATGAGAATGAAAGTGACTTCCATTTGCTCCAGTATAAGTTTCAAAATTCGGTCCAAACATACACGACgacaattttaaaagaaatcgTCTTCCCTTCCAAGTCCCGTGAGACGAGATCATGAGAGGCGTAGGTCAGTTCATCCATTTTTCCCCGTCCAAAAACTAGCACCACCCCTACAACACTGTCATACAGTACAAGCTTGAAGCGATCCTACAGCCCTACAGCATTTACACACAGTTGTGACTATCGCTTCCTACTGCCTCCCATCCCAGTCACTTCTTCCCCCCGCGCTTCCTCGTCCCTGACGACGACCGGTCGCCCTTTGCCTTCTTTGatggcggcggcgtcgggggCGCGGCCGCACGTTTTGGGGGCCTGCCGACGTTTCTCCTCCCCGGCGGGGTGTCCGTGGCCTTCTTGGATCCAGAGCCGCCGCCGGACTCTTTCCTGCCCTCGCCCTTCCCGGACTTCTTCTGCTCTGCCGCCGCTGAGAGCTTCAGCGTCTCGAGCAGCGACACGCGCTCCGTCGAGGGTGCCGAGTTTTGCTTCATTCGGTTCAGGAAGTCCACGGCGTTCCGCTTCTTGGCGACCCCGCCGGCTGCCGCAGCGCCGCTGCCACCTTTCTTGTCAGACTTCTTCGTCCCTTCAGTGGCCGCCGCTTCGCTCTCCGAGCCTTTCCCTGTCTTCTGGTTTGGTCCTGCGTTCCGGACAGGGCCGCGGCTCTTGTTCGTCCTTAGGCCCCGTGCCTTGTCCTTGGTGGCCACCTTCTTCTTGACCTCGTTctccttctcatcctcctccttgtcAATCTCTCCCTTCTCCACTTTCTCCATCTTCGCAGCCGCTGCCGCAGCCTTCGCAATGGAGCTCCGTTTCCGGCAGACGATGACCGGCGTTGTCTTGTCCAGCAGAGACCCGACGTCAGCCTCCGCCTTGGCCTTCTTAGACGCCGCCGGAGTCCCTGCCGCAGCCGCAGCCTTGCCCGAGGTCCCAGGTTGGTCCTTGCGGAGGGATGCTGACATGTGCTTGGAGACGAGGGCGCGCGTCTGCACTGCGGCGGCGTGCTCCGGCGAGCCGCGCGGGAAGAAGACGAGCGCGTTGGCGCAGAGCAGGAGCAGGTCGCGGTAGAACTCGGACGCAGAGGTGTAGCACGCGCTGCTACCTTCCAGCTTGGATCTGATCGTCTCCAGGTCCACGTGGCGCCTGATGGTGCTCCTGTATGTCGCGCCATCCTGCGAATACATTG contains:
- the LOC133898486 gene encoding uncharacterized protein LOC133898486, with the protein product MTARSDDPDVSPGTAAAAGGEIWGTSEELLLACAVRRHGTASWDAVAMEVQSRSTSAAAARLTPASCRLRFRLLHRRFAGAAEDGDGGGDEDPDAAAADGWVEELRKLRVAELRREVERYDLSIGSLQSKVKRLKEERERSISGEAKPAVKEEDEDEEVVLGKGSPVEDDVAGEDRVSGGESGRSCEESNSSDLKRPGHDAGTASAGGDGDAAARGEKEEAAAGELVAVKREEASGESVAGSKEAAADAEKESSDVQSSASPSRRREIEEASPSTSAPAPLPVAELEALLAFLESVRTTKLGSVFERRLESQDGATYRSTIRRHVDLETIRSKLEGSSACYTSASEFYRDLLLLCANALVFFPRGSPEHAAAVQTRALVSKHMSASLRKDQPGTSGKAAAAAGTPAASKKAKAEADVGSLLDKTTPVIVCRKRSSIAKAAAAAAKMEKVEKGEIDKEEDEKENEVKKKVATKDKARGLRTNKSRGPVRNAGPNQKTGKGSESEAAATEGTKKSDKKGGSGAAAAGGVAKKRNAVDFLNRMKQNSAPSTERVSLLETLKLSAAAEQKKSGKGEGRKESGGGSGSKKATDTPPGRRNVGRPPKRAAAPPTPPPSKKAKGDRSSSGTRKRGGKK
- the LOC133898479 gene encoding potassium transporter 26-like produces the protein MEHQGPGDVIVQVNAAAVAAVDEISSASQEEVAPAGDDGKAGVGLTRRTFSESYKMKHRHPLEFTKWQVALLSYQSLGVVYGDIGTSPLYTFSSFTLPDPCEEDFLGILSLILWTLTLISLVKYVFIVLHADDHGEGGTFALYSLLRQHVYFNGKTMPMPVTRLASDINLKFHSKKSSLQPRMQKFLEGSAIAQVVITYLVLVGTCMVMGDGALTPSISVLSAVQGIQSRSSSITQDHVVILCVIILVLLFFFQQYGTSKVSFTFSPIMLVWFTLISSIGLYNIIKYYPPVLKAVSPHYIYIFFAKNKRTGWEQFGTVVLCITGAEAMFADLGHFNKLSIQMAFSFLVYPSLILAYAGQAAFLIKNPSKLSTTFYSSTPEPLFWPMFVVATLAAIVASQALISASFSIIRQSIALGCFPRVTMKHTSEKYEGQVYSPEINYFLLIVCILITVGFKGGPEIGQAYGVAVIWVMLITTHLMTVVMVIIWQVNIALAGSFYVVYSTLEGLITISLLYKIAQGGWVPFAITAFFLIITLSWTYGRSKKHEYEANNLMDKQEFIKTVTMSNRVPGTCIFYTDLMNGIPPIVRHYFQHMGCLHELMVFVTVRSLPVRSVLPEERFLIDKLEPVGVYRCIVQYGYMDIQNMEDDEYVASVIASLKEIAENDDEITLLDSAWANGSIFVFGRIILKMSTRHNCFKRFVINNLYRFLQKNFRSNISSLKIAPGKTLQIGMQYEI